The Candidatus Dormiibacterota bacterium genome window below encodes:
- a CDS encoding SCO family protein has translation MTTWARRTVEAMRPSQILAAATLLLLTACAAPHFRGTALVPVRAAPPISLTDSSGSAWQLAGQTGKNVALFFGYTHCADTCPLALAKLVKARTLADPAGTRWEIAFVTVDPERDTPPVLAAYLKRFGGDIVGLTGSQPAIASVERAYHVWAQKIPGKRAGGDYGYDEAHASVIFLIDAHGNQRVLQDASDSVASLAHDMRLLNE, from the coding sequence TACCGTTGAAGCGATGCGCCCGAGCCAAATCCTCGCAGCGGCGACGCTATTGCTGCTTACCGCCTGTGCCGCCCCGCACTTTCGTGGCACGGCGCTCGTCCCGGTGCGCGCGGCTCCCCCGATCTCACTAACCGATAGCTCCGGAAGCGCTTGGCAGCTCGCCGGCCAAACGGGCAAAAACGTTGCGCTTTTTTTCGGCTACACGCACTGCGCCGACACGTGCCCGCTCGCCCTTGCCAAGCTCGTGAAAGCGCGAACGCTCGCCGACCCGGCGGGAACCCGCTGGGAGATTGCGTTCGTCACGGTCGACCCCGAACGCGACACGCCACCGGTGCTGGCAGCGTACCTAAAGCGGTTCGGCGGCGATATCGTCGGCCTTACCGGTTCGCAGCCGGCCATCGCGAGTGTCGAGCGCGCCTACCATGTCTGGGCGCAGAAGATTCCGGGCAAGCGTGCCGGAGGCGACTACGGCTACGATGAAGCGCACGCCTCGGTGATCTTCCTCATCGACGCCCATGGCAACCAACGCGTCTTGCAGGATGCGAGCGATAGTGTTGCGTCGCTCGCGCACGATATGCGACTCTTGAACGAATGA